Proteins encoded in a region of the Paenibacillus sp. W2I17 genome:
- a CDS encoding SWIM zinc finger domain-containing protein — MMNIPNNMRMDDAQWQQLIREVAEHFNNLTIMRGFQYYKQKRVGPLTYSEQQGISAVVQGSEEYEVTLSLQSLTTSHCTCPVSSVCKHMTAVLMSYAEQLERPVHAVVNAHSSTALKQTTKPVGAMSAGLSSYTEADEQQDMDIPDNQYSQIKERATELADLEISEWHELFHSCLRRLGTGTASTSYVQEATDELYAIKPRLTAAMDQLFELHVQLHLIRFCVPPARNSITHTPVYLSYPAQLAVDALQKDIERIFNHPLDLSGLKGNKLEQLWSRLAESSAYLRKQMMPETASMMFFTPIYRQLWLNWIVPELQGSRDMLVSEQAILDDIERNITAAAPPSQSGGSVLGSAQSNESGIDRPSKAVTLPLPLVLAQSWMYFHVGQDDQAWQRLIHGSSAYGFPPEHLLHFLHVLADSAEWKRLGDWLVQLGPLLSNRRNTPLNDYMHLWETAIQHLPDTENRMWDTLVSMLPHSRPAYEDAMHSRGQWRRWIDFQLSTGTEPLEFRVAVLQPIEKDAPELLLPFYHQAVERYIGHKNRDGYKAAVKLLKRLSKIYKKLKQEAYWEQFITTLAVRNSRLRALQEELRKGKLIS; from the coding sequence ATGATGAACATACCAAATAACATGAGGATGGATGATGCGCAGTGGCAACAATTAATTCGGGAAGTTGCAGAGCATTTTAACAACCTGACGATCATGCGCGGATTCCAATATTATAAACAGAAACGTGTCGGACCATTAACCTATTCCGAACAACAAGGGATTTCGGCCGTTGTACAAGGATCGGAAGAGTACGAGGTCACACTAAGCTTGCAGTCCCTGACTACAAGTCATTGTACCTGCCCGGTGAGTTCCGTATGCAAACATATGACGGCTGTATTAATGAGTTATGCCGAGCAACTGGAGCGACCTGTGCATGCGGTTGTAAATGCACACTCCAGTACTGCGCTCAAACAAACGACCAAACCTGTCGGGGCCATGTCCGCAGGACTATCCAGCTACACAGAAGCCGATGAACAGCAGGATATGGATATTCCAGACAACCAATACAGCCAGATCAAGGAGCGTGCAACAGAACTTGCCGATCTCGAAATCTCGGAATGGCACGAACTATTCCACTCCTGTCTGAGACGGCTGGGTACTGGCACAGCAAGCACATCCTACGTACAGGAAGCAACGGACGAGCTGTATGCCATTAAGCCAAGGCTGACCGCTGCGATGGACCAACTTTTTGAACTACATGTGCAGCTGCACCTCATCCGATTCTGTGTGCCTCCGGCCCGTAACTCCATCACGCATACCCCCGTATACTTGAGCTACCCTGCCCAGCTCGCGGTGGATGCACTTCAGAAAGACATTGAACGGATCTTTAACCATCCGCTAGACCTGTCAGGTCTAAAGGGAAACAAGCTTGAACAACTTTGGAGCAGACTGGCCGAAAGCTCAGCTTATTTACGTAAACAGATGATGCCTGAGACAGCCAGCATGATGTTCTTCACTCCGATCTATCGACAACTGTGGTTGAACTGGATTGTACCTGAGCTGCAAGGGTCGCGGGACATGTTAGTGTCGGAACAGGCCATCTTAGATGATATAGAACGCAATATAACCGCCGCTGCGCCACCTTCCCAGTCAGGTGGGAGTGTCTTGGGTAGCGCTCAGAGTAATGAAAGTGGTATTGATAGACCAAGCAAAGCAGTGACACTGCCCTTACCACTCGTACTCGCGCAGAGCTGGATGTACTTCCATGTAGGGCAAGATGATCAGGCATGGCAGCGACTCATCCATGGAAGCTCAGCCTACGGTTTCCCGCCAGAACATCTGTTGCATTTTCTCCATGTACTCGCAGATTCGGCTGAATGGAAGCGGCTTGGGGATTGGTTGGTACAACTTGGTCCCTTGCTGTCGAATCGGCGTAATACGCCTTTGAATGATTACATGCATCTGTGGGAAACGGCCATTCAACATCTGCCCGATACAGAGAACCGCATGTGGGACACGCTTGTCAGTATGCTTCCCCACTCCCGCCCCGCCTACGAGGATGCTATGCATTCGCGTGGACAGTGGCGCAGGTGGATTGATTTTCAGCTGAGTACAGGGACGGAGCCTCTCGAATTTCGCGTAGCGGTGCTGCAACCGATTGAAAAAGATGCACCTGAACTGCTGCTCCCCTTCTATCATCAGGCGGTGGAGCGTTATATCGGACACAAAAACAGAGACGGATACAAAGCGGCGGTGAAGCTGCTGAAACGTCTGTCCAAAATCTATAAAAAGTTGAAGCAAGAAGCGTACTGGGAGCAATTCATCACCACACTTGCCGTTCGTAACAGTCGGCTGCGCGCCCTGCAGGAAGAGCTTCGGAAAGGTAAACTGATCTCATGA
- a CDS encoding endonuclease/exonuclease/phosphatase family protein, translating to MKILTLNTHAWAEEDQLNKISQLADFINTHQFDVISMQEVNQSMQEAALSEEELKMYYATESDAVIKKDNYAYVLLQQLTEQYYWTWIPAHVGFQKYDEGLAILSRTPIKQAFGEYVSHMRDYNNYRTRKIVGIQTVVQGEVTWFVNGHYNWWDDAQEPFKGQWELTESKLAPYMDQPLYLMGDFNNVAEVRDEGYDYMMSKGWNDLYTTALQKDEGATVVKAIAGWADNKRDLRIDYIFSNRPIQAKSSTVVLNGKNGPVVSDHFGVAVEI from the coding sequence ATGAAAATACTTACGTTAAACACACACGCTTGGGCCGAAGAGGATCAACTGAACAAGATCAGTCAACTGGCTGATTTTATTAATACACATCAATTTGATGTGATCTCCATGCAGGAGGTCAACCAATCCATGCAGGAAGCGGCGCTTTCTGAAGAAGAGCTGAAGATGTATTATGCTACTGAATCCGACGCTGTGATTAAAAAAGACAACTATGCCTACGTCCTGCTTCAGCAGCTGACAGAGCAATATTACTGGACGTGGATTCCCGCGCATGTCGGGTTTCAAAAATACGATGAAGGACTGGCGATCCTTAGCCGGACGCCGATTAAGCAGGCTTTTGGGGAATACGTGTCCCACATGCGGGATTATAACAACTATCGTACACGCAAAATTGTGGGAATCCAGACAGTCGTCCAAGGTGAAGTAACCTGGTTTGTGAACGGACACTATAACTGGTGGGATGATGCGCAGGAACCTTTCAAGGGACAGTGGGAGTTGACGGAGAGCAAGCTTGCCCCCTACATGGACCAGCCGTTATATCTAATGGGTGATTTCAATAATGTCGCGGAAGTGCGTGATGAAGGCTACGATTATATGATGAGCAAAGGATGGAATGACCTGTACACCACAGCATTGCAAAAGGATGAAGGAGCAACCGTGGTCAAGGCCATTGCCGGCTGGGCAGATAACAAACGCGATCTGCGGATCGACTATATTTTCTCCAATCGTCCGATTCAGGCTAAATCTTCCACCGTGGTCTTGAACGGTAAAAACGGGCCGGTCGTGTCTGACCATTTTGGCGTCGCTGTAGAGATATAA
- a CDS encoding DEAD/DEAH box helicase, with amino-acid sequence MHPYTETIEVHVALTGYGDALFYGALNTHHFVSGQSLKQRLFAWHAPSFYGTELEVRQIEEIELVVLPAEEVIPFFAEMHTLLHIEWKWDEQAEHLIRLAPALAASIEKRKYVPSFEAYRAGQLQWTWDPDSLKKQDRASLTKAIQQTDESYAEGLGAAYSAFVFQRWYSSEEAATDLRREFPQLFPERGTLPKTAGMDAQSWLVSIGWKADAAPFRPMLQLQEPDEDEPSWRLRLVLQNKLDAAVLVPVMLDSRGRLEGEWPEVWTPFILDRSAGWLDQLRAHLPRLGSSISGRRDVLSDPLGDQEAWQFLTQDSGRLLAAGWQVLLPGWWEAARKKKPKLRAKVQPEEGSERGQSFFGLDSIIHFDWRIAIGDTDLSEDEFADLVARNERLVRFRGEWVPLDPDLLEQIRRAMGGVDREQGLSFQDILHLHLLHNEQREYRNQKWKEGQQTEEEQQPQDDQNIRLEVELNEHLNRVIAQLGGGQGGAPSLPIPTGLHAELRSYQKEGFAWLGFLRRFGLGACLADDMGLGKTIQFITYLLHIKDHEPRKPGQAPVLLICPTSVLGNWQKEISRFAPSIHVSLHYGARRLSGEEFREQTEQVDIIITSFATATLDQEMLQTYTWACICLDEAQNIKNAQTKQSLAVRSFPAKHRIAMTGTPIENRLSELWSIYDFINPGYLGNARAFQTRFISAIEKDKDEQRMQDLQQLVKPFMLRRKKKDPNIQLDLPDKNEMKTYIHLTGEQSALYDQSVQALMDKMKELEGIKRKGAILSALTQLKQLCDHPLLLTKEALPEELPEDGALTSAYDVYSPQDMAMLISRSAKLERLMELVRELRDEGERCLIFTQYIGMGQMLQQVLRQELQEPVLYLHGGTSKTARDRMIEEFQSRTLPEDKQPSVFILSIKAGGVGLNLTAANHVFHFDRWWNPAVENQATDRAYRMGQTKDVQVHKFISLGTLEERIDEMLESKQQLSDNIITSSENWITELSTDELQDLFTRRRDWSG; translated from the coding sequence ATTCATCCTTACACTGAAACGATTGAGGTTCACGTCGCTTTAACCGGATATGGCGATGCTTTGTTTTACGGAGCACTCAACACACACCACTTTGTATCAGGACAGTCGCTGAAGCAGCGATTGTTCGCTTGGCATGCGCCTTCCTTCTACGGTACCGAACTGGAAGTTCGGCAGATTGAGGAGATTGAGCTGGTTGTTCTGCCTGCGGAAGAAGTGATTCCCTTCTTTGCCGAGATGCATACCCTGCTTCATATTGAATGGAAGTGGGACGAGCAAGCGGAACATCTGATTCGACTAGCTCCCGCACTCGCAGCATCTATCGAAAAACGCAAATACGTACCTAGCTTCGAGGCCTACCGTGCAGGACAGCTTCAGTGGACCTGGGACCCGGATAGCTTGAAAAAGCAGGATCGAGCATCGCTTACCAAGGCGATTCAACAGACCGACGAGAGTTATGCCGAGGGACTTGGGGCGGCCTATTCCGCCTTCGTATTCCAGCGCTGGTACAGTTCGGAGGAAGCCGCAACCGATCTGCGGCGTGAATTCCCGCAGTTGTTCCCAGAGCGCGGCACTCTACCCAAGACAGCCGGGATGGATGCTCAGTCCTGGCTCGTATCCATCGGCTGGAAAGCAGATGCCGCACCATTCAGACCCATGCTGCAATTGCAGGAGCCGGACGAGGATGAGCCATCTTGGCGGCTGCGACTGGTATTGCAGAATAAGCTGGATGCAGCCGTATTGGTGCCCGTCATGCTGGATTCACGGGGCCGGCTTGAAGGGGAATGGCCAGAGGTATGGACACCATTCATTCTGGATCGCTCCGCCGGATGGCTGGATCAGCTGCGTGCCCATCTGCCGCGTCTCGGAAGCTCCATTAGCGGTAGACGCGATGTGCTGAGTGATCCTTTGGGAGATCAGGAAGCCTGGCAGTTCCTCACACAGGATAGCGGCAGGTTGCTCGCAGCGGGCTGGCAAGTTCTGCTGCCTGGTTGGTGGGAAGCAGCCCGTAAGAAGAAGCCAAAGCTGCGTGCTAAGGTGCAGCCGGAGGAAGGCAGTGAGCGGGGACAATCGTTCTTTGGACTGGACTCGATTATTCATTTTGACTGGCGCATTGCGATTGGTGACACGGATCTTAGCGAAGATGAATTCGCCGACCTTGTTGCCCGTAATGAACGATTGGTCCGCTTCCGCGGAGAATGGGTTCCACTCGACCCCGACCTGCTGGAACAGATACGTCGTGCCATGGGCGGTGTAGATCGGGAACAGGGACTCTCATTCCAGGATATTCTGCACCTGCATCTGCTGCACAATGAGCAACGGGAATATCGCAACCAGAAATGGAAGGAAGGACAACAAACCGAGGAAGAGCAGCAACCACAGGATGATCAGAACATTCGGCTGGAAGTAGAACTGAATGAGCACCTGAACCGGGTTATTGCACAACTCGGGGGCGGACAAGGCGGCGCACCTTCCCTGCCCATTCCGACAGGGCTTCATGCCGAGCTGCGATCGTATCAGAAGGAAGGTTTTGCATGGCTTGGTTTCCTGCGCAGATTCGGACTTGGGGCATGTCTTGCCGATGATATGGGTCTCGGGAAAACCATTCAGTTCATCACATATCTGTTACACATCAAGGATCATGAACCACGTAAGCCGGGACAAGCCCCGGTACTTCTGATCTGCCCAACCTCCGTACTGGGCAACTGGCAAAAGGAAATTAGCCGCTTCGCGCCCTCCATTCATGTCAGTCTGCATTATGGCGCACGCCGATTAAGTGGAGAAGAATTCCGGGAGCAGACCGAGCAGGTGGATATTATTATCACGTCCTTTGCTACGGCTACACTGGATCAGGAGATGTTACAAACCTATACCTGGGCATGCATCTGTCTCGATGAAGCACAGAATATCAAAAATGCCCAGACTAAACAGTCTCTGGCTGTCCGCAGTTTCCCGGCGAAACACCGCATCGCCATGACGGGTACGCCGATCGAGAATCGGTTGTCCGAGCTGTGGTCGATCTATGACTTTATCAATCCAGGATATCTGGGCAACGCCCGGGCATTCCAGACTCGCTTCATCAGTGCCATAGAGAAAGACAAGGACGAGCAACGGATGCAGGATCTGCAGCAATTGGTGAAACCATTCATGCTGCGCCGTAAGAAAAAAGATCCCAATATCCAGCTTGATCTGCCGGACAAAAACGAGATGAAAACCTATATTCACCTCACGGGCGAACAAAGTGCATTGTATGACCAATCCGTGCAGGCCCTGATGGATAAAATGAAAGAACTGGAAGGCATCAAGCGCAAAGGTGCAATTCTATCGGCGTTAACCCAGCTCAAGCAGCTGTGTGACCACCCTCTGCTGTTGACCAAAGAGGCTTTGCCTGAGGAACTGCCTGAAGACGGCGCATTAACATCTGCTTATGACGTGTACAGTCCGCAAGATATGGCGATGCTGATTAGTCGCTCCGCGAAGCTGGAACGACTGATGGAGCTTGTCCGCGAATTAAGGGACGAGGGCGAGCGATGCCTGATTTTCACCCAATACATCGGTATGGGACAGATGCTGCAACAGGTACTACGTCAGGAGTTGCAGGAGCCTGTGCTATACCTGCACGGGGGTACGTCCAAAACGGCAAGGGATCGTATGATTGAGGAATTCCAATCCCGTACATTGCCTGAGGACAAGCAACCGTCCGTCTTTATTCTGTCCATCAAGGCTGGCGGTGTGGGATTGAATCTGACCGCAGCCAATCATGTCTTCCATTTTGACCGCTGGTGGAACCCGGCTGTTGAGAATCAAGCTACCGACCGGGCTTATCGGATGGGTCAGACCAAGGATGTTCAGGTGCATAAGTTCATCTCTCTTGGCACATTGGAGGAGCGAATCGACGAGATGTTGGAGAGCAAACAGCAGCTCAGCGATAACATCATCACAAGCTCTGAGAACTGGATTACCGAATTGTCGACGGATGAGTTGCAGGATCTGTTCACTCGGCGTCGTGACTGGTCGGGCTAA